One stretch of Thermococcus sp. 21S9 DNA includes these proteins:
- the glp gene encoding gephyrin-like molybdotransferase Glp: MREFKRLTPYREALKLLLDDLSEIEETEEVPLEEALGRVLAEDVVSLIDSPPFDRSAVDGYALRAEDTFPAREYSPVELKVVDEIVAGEESRTKVEPGTAVKLMTGSKMPEGANAVLMQEMAEREGDVIRVLRPVAPGQNVAFAGEDVKKGEVILRKGQVLRPQDLALLKSVGFRTVKVKRKPRVGIIVTGDELIEEFDEEALKAGKILESNSVMLKGLVRQYFGEPVFYSVVPDNEDAIRNAIERAKAENDLILVTGGSAFGDRDFAHRFVKLLFHGTTIKPGRPIGYGERVFIMSGYPVAVFTQFHLYVKHALAKLVGARNYEVRVKATLTDRIPSQLGRHEFVKVWYEDGKAKPIKKKGSGIISSLVESNGYVEIPEDSEGYLEGEEVWVTLY; the protein is encoded by the coding sequence ATGAGGGAGTTCAAGCGCCTCACTCCCTACAGGGAGGCACTGAAGTTACTCCTCGACGACCTGAGTGAGATTGAGGAAACCGAGGAAGTTCCGCTGGAAGAAGCCCTCGGCAGAGTTTTAGCTGAGGACGTCGTTTCGCTGATAGACAGCCCGCCCTTCGACCGTTCGGCGGTTGACGGCTACGCTTTGAGGGCTGAGGACACCTTCCCCGCGAGGGAATACAGCCCGGTGGAGCTGAAGGTCGTTGATGAAATTGTCGCTGGAGAGGAGAGCAGGACGAAGGTAGAGCCCGGAACTGCGGTAAAGCTTATGACGGGCTCGAAGATGCCTGAGGGAGCGAACGCGGTTCTGATGCAGGAGATGGCCGAGCGCGAGGGGGACGTGATAAGGGTTCTCAGACCAGTCGCTCCGGGTCAGAACGTTGCCTTCGCTGGCGAGGACGTGAAAAAGGGAGAGGTAATTTTGAGAAAGGGGCAGGTGCTCAGGCCTCAAGACTTGGCACTCCTCAAGAGCGTGGGTTTCAGGACGGTTAAGGTCAAGAGGAAGCCCAGGGTTGGGATAATCGTAACCGGCGACGAGCTTATTGAGGAGTTCGACGAGGAGGCGTTGAAAGCAGGCAAAATCCTTGAGAGCAACTCCGTCATGCTGAAGGGCCTTGTGAGGCAATATTTCGGCGAGCCGGTCTTTTACAGCGTCGTCCCCGACAACGAAGACGCGATAAGGAATGCAATCGAGAGGGCGAAGGCCGAGAACGACCTCATCCTCGTTACAGGTGGTTCGGCCTTTGGAGACAGAGACTTCGCCCACAGGTTCGTTAAGTTGCTCTTCCACGGGACGACGATAAAACCCGGGAGACCGATAGGCTACGGCGAGAGGGTATTCATAATGAGCGGTTATCCCGTGGCTGTCTTCACACAGTTCCACCTCTACGTCAAGCACGCCCTGGCGAAGCTCGTCGGGGCCAGGAACTACGAGGTTCGCGTTAAGGCGACGCTGACAGACAGGATTCCCAGCCAGCTCGGAAGGCACGAGTTCGTCAAGGTCTGGTACGAGGACGGGAAGGCGAAACCCATCAAAAAGAAGGGAAGCGGGATAATAAGCTCGCTCGTGGAGAGCAACGGTTACGTGGAAATCCCCGAGGACAGTGAGGGATACCTTGAGGGAGAAGAGGTCTGGGTGACCCTATACTAA
- a CDS encoding adenosylcobinamide amidohydrolase, which translates to MAPNHFILPFDRPMLSLSNAPHRGGLTRANGFFFMKVPKNYSGDYKADCFSFERENGLKNFVGFMTAADIGKVLSVSRSGNVTAYVTAGITNPAIAGEEPPSWEPGTINIALVIDDGLTVGAMANAIMTATEAKTYTLLSLGYRATGTTSDGIGVFAFEGETEWAGTATKLGLNIGRAVREALEESVRKWERTRSVK; encoded by the coding sequence ATGGCGCCCAACCACTTCATCCTGCCCTTCGATAGGCCGATGCTCTCCCTCAGCAACGCGCCCCACAGAGGAGGTCTAACCCGGGCAAACGGCTTCTTTTTCATGAAGGTTCCCAAGAACTACTCCGGCGACTACAAAGCCGACTGCTTCTCATTTGAGCGCGAAAACGGATTGAAAAACTTCGTCGGTTTTATGACGGCCGCGGACATCGGCAAGGTGCTCTCGGTTTCGAGGAGCGGGAACGTTACAGCCTACGTTACCGCGGGAATCACAAACCCTGCGATAGCCGGTGAGGAACCGCCTTCCTGGGAGCCGGGGACGATAAACATCGCCCTCGTCATCGATGATGGCTTAACCGTCGGCGCGATGGCGAACGCGATAATGACTGCAACGGAGGCAAAAACCTACACCCTCCTGAGTCTCGGATACAGAGCCACCGGGACGACGAGCGACGGCATCGGGGTTTTTGCCTTCGAAGGCGAAACGGAGTGGGCTGGAACGGCGACGAAGCTCGGCCTCAATATCGGCAGGGCGGTCAGGGAGGCGCTTGAGGAGAGCGTAAGAAAGTGGGAGAGGACGAGAAGCGTTAAATAG
- a CDS encoding type II toxin-antitoxin system VapC family toxin: MTTDLVLDTSVFVKGFVPPKRKKRDEVYYSRLELHKKAKSILDEVTIGKVLLHEPVVMLVETASVVSRLSNNPALSRLAVSFITEHSLLYSDVYLLETAIDLGIATKASGFDVLFLACAKKANAKLITDDKKMYEKAVRAGIKAELLRELTSSP; encoded by the coding sequence ATGACTACTGACCTCGTTCTTGACACCAGTGTATTCGTGAAGGGCTTTGTTCCACCAAAACGCAAGAAAAGGGACGAGGTTTACTACTCTCGACTTGAACTTCACAAAAAAGCAAAGTCAATCCTCGATGAAGTAACTATCGGTAAAGTACTGTTGCACGAGCCAGTTGTTATGCTTGTAGAAACTGCTTCCGTTGTCTCACGCCTTTCTAACAATCCTGCCCTTTCCAGGCTTGCGGTTAGTTTTATTACCGAACATTCTCTTCTATACTCGGACGTTTATCTCCTTGAAACCGCCATTGACCTTGGGATTGCCACAAAGGCGAGCGGTTTTGACGTTCTTTTCCTCGCCTGTGCAAAGAAGGCAAACGCCAAACTGATAACCGACGACAAAAAGATGTATGAGAAAGCCGTAAGAGCAGGGATAAAAGCCGAACTCCTGCGAGAACTCACTTCATCTCCATGA
- the cobT gene encoding nicotinate mononucleotide-dependent phosphoribosyltransferase CobT, producing the protein MESLFLLVLGNTEISTVPGISVAGATPELTKLTPVADAEYLFHEKPLTIDVIPVTPEGHPTPAIITKAAKELADFPVLVVRGGTYLAPLVPHVHISDAVGRDFRKEPALPEFGDIIKRAKLFGEELNKTPVKELVIGESTPGGTTTAQAVLWALGYEARTSSASPDNPQSLKEKVIAEAFERAGIEKGQLRDNPLEALRQFGDPMMATVIGIALGFRKDIVLAGGTQMLAVSALLKALGEDLSRFMIATTKWVANDKSATFLETAKEIGIVTYSADLDFSKSEFKGLRDYEKGYVKEGVGAGGATWLAIKAGFSPEEVSTKVEELYGRLMEMK; encoded by the coding sequence ATGGAGAGCCTCTTCCTTCTCGTCCTGGGCAACACCGAGATAAGCACCGTGCCGGGAATAAGCGTTGCCGGAGCGACGCCGGAGCTGACGAAGCTGACGCCGGTGGCCGACGCTGAGTACCTCTTCCATGAGAAGCCCCTGACGATTGACGTGATTCCCGTAACGCCCGAAGGCCATCCGACGCCGGCCATAATCACCAAAGCGGCAAAGGAGCTCGCGGACTTCCCTGTCCTCGTCGTCAGAGGTGGGACTTATCTTGCTCCTCTCGTCCCGCACGTCCACATCAGCGACGCCGTCGGGCGGGACTTCAGAAAGGAGCCGGCACTTCCGGAATTCGGCGATATAATCAAGCGCGCCAAGCTCTTCGGCGAGGAGCTGAACAAGACGCCGGTGAAGGAACTCGTAATCGGCGAGTCAACGCCCGGCGGAACCACAACGGCTCAGGCCGTCCTCTGGGCACTCGGCTACGAAGCGAGAACCAGCTCTGCCTCACCGGACAATCCCCAGAGCCTCAAGGAGAAGGTCATCGCCGAGGCGTTCGAAAGGGCGGGAATTGAGAAGGGCCAGCTGAGGGACAACCCCCTCGAAGCCCTCAGACAGTTTGGAGACCCGATGATGGCTACCGTAATCGGCATCGCGCTCGGCTTTAGGAAGGATATCGTTTTAGCGGGCGGAACGCAGATGCTGGCCGTTTCAGCGCTTCTCAAGGCCCTCGGCGAGGATTTGAGCAGGTTCATGATTGCCACAACCAAGTGGGTCGCCAACGACAAGAGCGCGACCTTCCTCGAGACCGCGAAGGAAATCGGAATAGTGACTTATTCGGCCGATTTGGACTTCTCGAAGAGCGAGTTCAAGGGACTGAGGGACTACGAAAAGGGCTATGTCAAGGAGGGGGTTGGAGCCGGAGGCGCAACGTGGCTGGCGATAAAGGCCGGCTTCTCACCGGAAGAAGTTAGTACGAAGGTCGAGGAGCTCTACGGAAGGCTCATGGAGATGAAGTGA
- a CDS encoding phenylacetate--CoA ligase family protein: MPTVIYRKTLLDGFKYTLSKAVETTPFWKEKFEGLDLEGISPETLGELTARVTIKPHDLYERSRVWPDYIREGRLFHAVMRTSGTTGQPKRVPFTPDDKRRTARQMAPWVNEYFEKGERVASFFPPLPSSSGNFALSGLEGNNAGVAYFQVPITYLQNRELLLKELEDIKPTSIWALTATAYNLGLILPEKLREDVKTIVVGGETLTPELAKATLELFPNAVVIDNFGSTEDDVTGFRIVTKKGTTPFHFGESVIVLEDTGDEDYPEYKRLYITKVMREGELTGLPLFNYDIGDLARLENGEVVSIIRVKDVVVLSGAKLHIDQVMEIVYGHPELKDFVILYHPLSPDNPRPRVVVRVAYEGEKPAGIEDEVRELIYEANNPVRYEVEEAKSSELIIEAVPLEKLREGLTVRPGKTKRIYVAGKDF, translated from the coding sequence ATGCCCACCGTTATATATCGTAAAACCCTACTGGATGGGTTTAAATACACCCTGAGCAAGGCCGTGGAAACGACTCCGTTCTGGAAAGAGAAATTCGAGGGTCTTGACCTGGAAGGGATTTCTCCGGAAACCCTCGGTGAGCTAACGGCCAGGGTAACAATCAAGCCCCACGACCTTTACGAGAGGTCCCGTGTCTGGCCGGACTACATACGGGAGGGCCGTCTCTTCCATGCGGTTATGAGGACCAGCGGAACGACCGGCCAGCCGAAGAGGGTGCCCTTCACTCCTGACGACAAGAGACGAACCGCACGCCAGATGGCACCCTGGGTCAACGAGTACTTCGAGAAGGGCGAACGGGTCGCTTCATTCTTCCCGCCACTGCCTTCTTCATCGGGCAACTTCGCGCTGAGCGGGCTTGAAGGCAACAACGCAGGGGTTGCGTACTTCCAGGTACCGATTACCTACCTCCAGAACAGGGAACTCCTTCTCAAGGAGCTCGAGGACATAAAGCCAACCTCGATATGGGCCCTAACTGCCACAGCCTACAACCTCGGCCTCATCCTGCCGGAGAAGCTCAGAGAGGACGTTAAAACGATAGTCGTCGGCGGTGAGACGCTAACACCAGAGCTGGCCAAGGCCACCCTTGAACTGTTCCCGAACGCCGTCGTCATAGACAACTTCGGCTCGACGGAGGACGACGTTACCGGCTTCAGGATAGTTACAAAGAAAGGCACAACGCCGTTCCACTTCGGTGAGTCCGTAATAGTCCTCGAAGATACAGGCGACGAGGATTATCCAGAATACAAGAGGCTCTACATCACAAAGGTCATGCGCGAGGGTGAGCTGACGGGATTACCTCTCTTCAACTACGACATCGGCGATTTGGCGAGGCTCGAAAACGGCGAAGTCGTCAGCATAATCCGCGTTAAGGACGTCGTCGTTCTCTCCGGGGCAAAGCTCCACATAGACCAGGTAATGGAGATAGTCTACGGCCATCCCGAGCTCAAGGACTTCGTGATACTCTATCATCCGCTCTCGCCGGACAATCCGAGGCCCAGGGTGGTCGTAAGGGTTGCCTACGAGGGTGAAAAACCGGCCGGAATCGAGGACGAGGTGAGGGAGCTCATCTACGAGGCCAACAATCCGGTTCGCTACGAGGTCGAGGAAGCGAAGAGCTCGGAGCTCATAATCGAGGCAGTCCCGCTGGAAAAGCTCCGCGAGGGCCTCACAGTCAGGCCTGGGAAGACCAAGAGAATATACGTCGCCGGAAAGGACTTCTGA
- a CDS encoding DUF835 domain-containing protein, translating to MGLNDVMPIVSGLLVMIADLTAFALIMRVYLKRRRRSALFFAVAWLADFLMVAFSASKNPVLKTIAELSLTIFAMFVFVGSIRLLEEESIQLSHSTLKRMGIMAPVFYGYVVLVYRFTGNADWALTAGVSLGVSGAFVFASGVLLKPIEAIYKKPAKILYLSVILFGLHLIPAALFGLYEWYLPIGFTLSTALTVMMAYSMYRLTSTREFLEGRADVKVPEIHSGTIILQPNEFESLLPKLENAPVLAFLRDLKHSREGWRTYFVTAVPFRKEHISGTLNPTELAKMTEITFQYLEEASRMGIPGVVVLDCVEYLSMYNSWESLMKFLSKLRDLVMVKGGTLIIVIDRNSVEERLFNQLRKLLE from the coding sequence ATGGGACTAAATGACGTGATGCCCATCGTCAGCGGGCTTCTCGTCATGATAGCTGACCTCACGGCCTTTGCCCTGATAATGCGGGTGTACCTCAAGCGCAGGCGCAGGTCTGCACTCTTTTTTGCCGTTGCCTGGCTCGCGGATTTCCTCATGGTGGCGTTCTCCGCCTCAAAGAACCCCGTTCTCAAGACGATAGCCGAGCTATCACTTACGATTTTCGCCATGTTCGTGTTCGTAGGGTCTATACGGCTCCTTGAAGAGGAATCAATCCAGCTCTCACACTCGACCCTCAAGCGGATGGGCATAATGGCCCCGGTGTTCTATGGGTACGTCGTTCTCGTCTATCGCTTCACTGGAAACGCAGACTGGGCCCTAACTGCGGGAGTTTCCCTGGGAGTGAGTGGTGCCTTTGTCTTCGCGAGTGGTGTTCTGTTGAAGCCCATTGAGGCCATTTACAAGAAACCCGCAAAGATTCTCTACCTCAGCGTCATCCTATTCGGACTCCACTTAATCCCCGCGGCATTGTTCGGCCTCTACGAGTGGTACCTTCCCATAGGATTTACCCTCTCAACTGCCCTAACGGTTATGATGGCATACTCCATGTACCGTCTGACCTCAACAAGGGAATTTCTTGAGGGAAGGGCCGATGTTAAGGTTCCGGAGATACACAGTGGGACGATTATTCTTCAGCCCAATGAGTTCGAGAGTCTGCTTCCAAAGCTTGAAAATGCTCCTGTACTGGCGTTTCTCAGGGATTTAAAGCACTCCAGGGAAGGTTGGAGAACGTATTTCGTAACTGCGGTTCCGTTTAGGAAAGAACATATCTCGGGAACCCTTAACCCCACAGAACTCGCGAAGATGACGGAGATAACGTTCCAGTACCTTGAGGAAGCTTCAAGAATGGGGATTCCTGGTGTCGTCGTTCTCGATTGCGTTGAGTACCTCAGCATGTACAATTCGTGGGAATCGCTCATGAAGTTTCTCTCCAAGCTAAGGGACCTGGTTATGGTAAAAGGAGGCACGTTAATCATTGTGATAGACAGAAACAGCGTTGAAGAACGTCTTTTCAACCAGCTCAGAAAACTCCTTGAGTGA
- a CDS encoding molybdenum cofactor biosynthesis protein B, with product MGVEEHKRKAPKKFRFAVITVSDTASRGEKEDASGKFLIEELEKAGHERVLYKVVPDEKMAIIGAIVEAFEKGAEVVVTSGGTGIASRDVTIESLRPLFDKELTGFGEIFRLMSYEEIGTAAIMTRATAGVIRSSGRAMAVFCLPGSLGAAKTGIKIILKEAGHVLKHGRE from the coding sequence ATGGGCGTTGAGGAGCACAAGAGAAAGGCACCCAAGAAGTTTCGATTTGCGGTCATAACGGTGAGCGATACCGCGAGCAGGGGCGAGAAGGAAGATGCCAGCGGAAAGTTCCTCATCGAGGAGCTGGAGAAGGCCGGACACGAGCGGGTTCTCTACAAGGTCGTGCCAGATGAGAAGATGGCGATAATAGGTGCCATCGTTGAAGCCTTCGAGAAGGGAGCAGAAGTCGTCGTTACCTCCGGCGGGACCGGAATAGCGAGCAGGGACGTGACGATAGAGAGCCTGAGACCACTTTTTGATAAGGAGCTTACCGGCTTCGGTGAGATTTTCAGGCTGATGAGCTACGAGGAAATCGGCACGGCGGCGATAATGACGAGGGCAACCGCCGGCGTTATCAGGAGCTCGGGAAGGGCGATGGCTGTCTTCTGCCTCCCGGGAAGCCTTGGAGCCGCGAAGACGGGGATAAAGATTATCCTCAAGGAGGCCGGCCACGTCCTCAAGCACGGGAGGGAATGA